One genomic region from Pseudomonadota bacterium encodes:
- the rodA gene encoding rod shape-determining protein RodA, producing MPRVLVYRLRDEFDWILFFLVVVISVIGVVNLFSTGKASGSPELYLTQIYWLVFGAIGAFVVAVFDYKHYERFAYFLYGAGILALIVVLFIGTEVNNSVRWFAFGEFRLQPSELMKVLLVVGLAKYLHHDPRAEGRKIQDLLVPAVMTALPMALILKEPDLGTALLCLLVFFSIMMLTRLTWRSSLVLGLSAPAACILAWNYLLKGYQKERVISFWNSFINPEADKLGAGWHANQSMIAIGSGEVGGKGFLQGTAGPHHFLPECRTDFPFAVYAEEHGFLGATLLVALYFLLVMWCIRIAALSRDRFGSVLAIGVGSIFFWHVLINLGMVMGVLPVVGVTLPLFSYGGSSVLMFMLCVGLLMNVSIRRFHR from the coding sequence ATGCCCCGCGTGCTTGTCTACCGGCTGAGGGACGAGTTCGACTGGATCCTGTTCTTCCTCGTCGTGGTCATCTCCGTCATCGGCGTGGTCAACCTGTTCAGCACCGGGAAGGCGTCCGGCTCCCCGGAACTGTACCTCACGCAGATCTACTGGCTCGTCTTCGGCGCGATCGGGGCGTTCGTCGTCGCCGTGTTCGACTACAAGCACTACGAGCGGTTCGCGTACTTCCTCTACGGCGCAGGCATCCTGGCCCTGATCGTCGTCCTCTTCATCGGCACGGAGGTCAACAACTCCGTGCGCTGGTTCGCGTTCGGCGAGTTCCGCCTGCAGCCGTCGGAGCTCATGAAGGTGCTGCTCGTCGTCGGGCTCGCCAAGTACCTGCACCACGACCCGCGCGCCGAGGGGCGCAAGATCCAGGATCTCCTCGTGCCTGCGGTGATGACGGCGCTGCCGATGGCGCTCATCCTCAAGGAGCCGGATCTCGGCACCGCGCTCCTGTGCCTGCTCGTCTTCTTCAGCATCATGATGCTCACCCGGCTCACCTGGCGCTCGTCGCTCGTGCTCGGCCTCTCCGCCCCGGCGGCGTGCATCCTCGCGTGGAACTACCTGCTCAAGGGCTACCAGAAGGAGCGAGTGATCTCGTTCTGGAACTCGTTCATCAACCCCGAGGCGGACAAGCTGGGCGCGGGGTGGCACGCGAACCAGTCGATGATCGCGATCGGCTCCGGGGAGGTCGGCGGCAAGGGGTTCCTCCAGGGGACCGCCGGCCCGCACCACTTCCTGCCGGAATGCCGCACGGACTTCCCGTTCGCGGTCTACGCCGAGGAGCACGGCTTCCTCGGCGCGACCCTCCTCGTGGCGCTCTACTTCCTCCTCGTGATGTGGTGCATCCGGATCGCGGCGCTGTCGCGGGACAGGTTCGGCTCCGTGCTCGCGATCGGCGTGGGGTCGATCTTCTTCTGGCACGTCCTCATCAACCTCGGCATGGTCATGGGCGTCTTGCCGGTGGTCGGCGTCACGCTGCCGCTCTTCTCGTACGGCGGATCGTCCGTCCTGATGTTCATGCTGTGCGTCGGGCTCCTGATGAACGTGTCGATCCGGCGCTTCCACCGTTAG
- the mrdA gene encoding penicillin-binding protein 2 encodes MFVSSRSELSEFRRRYRWMRVVVALTFLVFVGRLVQLQIVRGPELRDESIANVVRTVSIPAVRGRIFDDKGRLVATSMPSHTLVATPHYFDMGKGFARLVQLLGLEEGEAEALGQRVSERLADPKDLRRFQQVTLLEHITAEQLAAIKAHGDELPGVEVVDIPVRNYPYGTMASHLIGYMNEASAEDVEKKSDVEDAYRAGDRIGRTGVEKMFEGDLRGVRGWRKRVVDARGLPLSREESAGIMPESETQEARAGNDLTLTIDAALQKIVEQSLGGNPSGAVVVMDVNSGRVLAAVSKPSRDPNKITNGLSREEQRAFEENPFKPGIDKVAYENYFPGSVFKPFTAMAALEEDIITPEDVIHCSGFHEFGRRTFRCPRPHGDVTLRDAIVQSCNVFFYNVAEMTGMDRIARFAKEFGFGERTGVGYVREAPGLIPTRSWYDEKFPGEFRIGHTLNAAIGQGNVKVTLMQVAAAYAAIANGGTLYKPQIVRRIETPDGDVVKEFHPEVRRRTAVSPHYLELVMDALAGVVNDEKGTAYAARSEAIRVAGKTGTAQVAKRARKETDTLEHYYYVNRDHAWFAAVAPADAPEIAVIVLVEHGGGGGEHAAPVGVEIAKRYFEEIAPRHEEPLIAEKATTGPKAKRKRAVPAEEGEKTTASAHRH; translated from the coding sequence ATGTTCGTCTCTTCCCGCAGCGAGCTCTCGGAGTTCCGGCGCCGCTACCGGTGGATGCGGGTCGTGGTCGCGCTCACGTTCCTCGTGTTCGTGGGCCGGCTCGTGCAGCTCCAGATCGTCCGCGGGCCCGAGCTCCGGGACGAGAGCATCGCGAACGTGGTGCGCACCGTCTCCATCCCCGCCGTCCGCGGCCGGATCTTCGACGACAAGGGCCGCCTCGTGGCGACCAGCATGCCGTCCCACACGCTCGTCGCCACGCCGCACTACTTCGACATGGGCAAGGGGTTCGCGCGGCTCGTGCAGCTCCTCGGGCTCGAGGAGGGCGAGGCCGAGGCGCTGGGGCAGCGGGTGAGCGAGCGGCTCGCGGATCCCAAGGATCTGCGCAGGTTCCAGCAGGTCACGCTGCTCGAGCACATCACGGCCGAGCAGCTCGCGGCGATCAAGGCGCACGGGGACGAGTTGCCGGGCGTCGAGGTCGTCGACATCCCGGTCCGGAACTATCCGTACGGGACGATGGCGAGCCACCTCATCGGCTACATGAACGAGGCGAGCGCCGAGGACGTCGAGAAGAAGAGCGACGTCGAGGACGCCTACCGGGCGGGAGATCGCATCGGCCGAACGGGCGTCGAGAAGATGTTCGAGGGCGATCTCCGCGGCGTGCGCGGGTGGCGCAAGCGGGTCGTCGACGCGCGCGGCCTGCCCTTGAGCCGCGAGGAGTCGGCCGGGATCATGCCCGAGTCCGAGACGCAGGAGGCGCGGGCCGGCAACGACCTCACGCTGACCATCGACGCGGCGCTGCAGAAGATCGTCGAGCAGTCCCTCGGCGGCAACCCGTCCGGAGCGGTCGTCGTCATGGACGTCAACAGCGGGCGCGTCCTCGCCGCGGTCAGCAAGCCTTCTCGGGATCCCAACAAGATCACCAACGGCCTCTCCCGAGAGGAGCAGCGGGCGTTCGAGGAGAACCCGTTCAAGCCGGGCATCGACAAGGTCGCGTACGAGAACTACTTCCCGGGATCGGTGTTCAAGCCGTTCACCGCGATGGCGGCGCTCGAGGAGGACATCATCACGCCCGAGGACGTCATCCACTGCTCGGGCTTCCACGAGTTCGGCCGCCGGACCTTCCGCTGCCCGCGCCCGCACGGCGACGTCACGCTGCGGGACGCCATCGTCCAGTCGTGCAACGTCTTCTTCTACAACGTCGCCGAGATGACCGGCATGGATCGCATCGCGCGCTTCGCCAAGGAGTTCGGGTTCGGCGAGCGGACGGGGGTCGGCTACGTCCGGGAGGCGCCCGGGCTCATCCCTACGCGCTCCTGGTACGACGAGAAGTTCCCGGGCGAGTTCCGCATCGGCCACACCCTGAACGCCGCGATCGGCCAGGGCAACGTGAAGGTCACGCTCATGCAGGTCGCCGCGGCGTACGCCGCGATCGCGAACGGCGGCACGCTGTACAAGCCGCAGATCGTGCGCCGGATCGAGACGCCCGACGGGGACGTCGTCAAGGAGTTCCACCCCGAGGTCCGCCGCCGGACCGCCGTCTCGCCCCACTACCTCGAGCTCGTCATGGACGCGCTGGCGGGGGTCGTCAACGACGAGAAGGGCACGGCCTACGCCGCCCGCAGCGAGGCGATCCGCGTCGCGGGCAAGACCGGCACGGCGCAGGTCGCGAAGAGGGCCCGGAAGGAGACCGACACCCTCGAGCACTACTACTACGTCAACCGGGACCACGCCTGGTTCGCGGCCGTCGCCCCGGCCGACGCGCCGGAGATCGCCGTCATCGTGCTCGTCGAGCACGGCGGCGGCGGCGGCGAGCACGCGGCCCCGGTGGGGGTCGAGATCGCGAAGCGCTACTTCGAGGAGATCGCGCCGCGCCACGAGGAGCCGCTCATCGCCGAGAAGGCCACGACCGGGCCCAAGGCCAAGCGCAAGCGCGCCGTGCCCGCCGAAGAAGGTGAGAAGACCACCGCCTCGGCGCACCGACACTGA
- the mreC gene encoding rod shape-determining protein MreC, producing MSFLSRYKDVFISIAALVIPFFFLKANLKDPAQMTPFDRVVVTISTPLQWAATAVIETIGGTWEKYVYLVDLQEENARLEFENQRLRAENGMYFETEQEARRLRRMLTFKETFGGSLRAARVVGRGIAEQFRVIRIRIDVGDDEVAKGMPVVTFDGLVGQVNRFVGSYSDVMLSVDRKSYVPVVVQRNGAQGILRGTGELDRYTCEVEYLLRSDEVREGDQLFTSGAGGKFPEGILVGRIATVQRENYGLFQKVTVEPAVNFSRLSEVFVITALPGEEESAAAKGGASKRDGAKGERR from the coding sequence ATGTCCTTCCTGTCTCGCTACAAGGACGTGTTCATCAGCATCGCGGCGCTCGTCATCCCGTTCTTCTTCCTCAAGGCCAACCTCAAGGATCCGGCCCAGATGACGCCGTTCGACAGGGTCGTCGTCACGATCTCCACGCCGCTGCAGTGGGCGGCGACGGCCGTGATCGAGACGATCGGCGGCACCTGGGAGAAATACGTCTATCTCGTCGATCTGCAGGAGGAGAACGCGCGGCTCGAGTTCGAGAACCAGCGCCTGCGCGCGGAGAACGGGATGTACTTCGAGACCGAGCAGGAGGCGCGACGCCTCCGGCGCATGCTGACCTTCAAGGAGACGTTCGGCGGCTCCCTGCGCGCGGCGCGCGTGGTCGGGCGCGGCATCGCGGAGCAGTTCCGCGTCATCCGCATCCGGATCGACGTCGGCGACGACGAGGTCGCGAAGGGCATGCCGGTCGTGACGTTCGACGGTCTCGTCGGCCAGGTCAACCGCTTCGTCGGCTCCTACTCGGACGTCATGCTGTCGGTCGACAGGAAGAGCTACGTGCCGGTCGTCGTCCAGCGGAACGGCGCGCAGGGCATCCTGCGCGGGACCGGAGAGCTCGATCGCTACACCTGCGAGGTCGAGTACCTGCTGCGCTCCGACGAGGTCCGGGAGGGCGATCAGCTGTTCACCTCCGGCGCCGGCGGGAAGTTCCCCGAGGGCATCCTCGTCGGGCGGATCGCGACCGTGCAGCGCGAAAACTACGGGCTGTTCCAGAAGGTGACCGTCGAGCCCGCGGTGAACTTCTCGAGGCTGAGCGAGGTGTTCGTCATCACCGCGCTCCCCGGCGAGGAGGAGAGCGCCGCCGCGAAAGGCGGCGCGTCGAAGCGCGACGGCGCCAAGGGCGAGCGGCGGTGA
- a CDS encoding rod shape-determining protein — protein MLFDWLYGLFSNDLAIDLGTATTLIYEKGRGIVCCEPSVVAVQKDQRGVKRVLAVGTEAKEMLGRTPGHIEAVRPLRDGVIADYEVTEAMIKYFIEKVHRRKTLVKPRIIICVPFGITQVERRAVKEAALNAGAREVFLIEEPMAAAIGAGLPVTEPSASMVVDIGGGTTEVAVISLAGIVYSRSVRVAGDKMDEAIIAYLKRKHNLAIGEQSAEKIKIQIGNAYPSEEVETVEVKGRDLVAGVPRTVEINSDEVRDALAEPINAIVQAVMGALEHTPPELSADIIDKGIVLTGGGAQLKNLDVLLREETGLPVIVSDDPMSAVVLGSGKALDNLDLLREITTN, from the coding sequence ATGCTATTTGACTGGCTCTACGGCCTTTTTTCGAACGATCTGGCGATAGATCTGGGTACGGCGACGACCCTCATCTACGAGAAGGGCCGTGGCATCGTCTGCTGTGAACCGTCCGTCGTCGCCGTTCAGAAGGACCAACGCGGCGTCAAGCGCGTCCTGGCCGTCGGGACCGAGGCCAAGGAGATGCTCGGCCGGACGCCGGGCCACATCGAGGCCGTCCGGCCGCTGCGCGACGGCGTCATCGCGGACTACGAGGTCACCGAGGCGATGATCAAGTACTTCATCGAGAAGGTGCACCGCCGCAAGACGCTCGTGAAGCCGCGGATCATCATCTGCGTGCCGTTCGGCATCACCCAGGTCGAGCGCCGCGCGGTGAAGGAGGCCGCCCTCAACGCCGGTGCGCGCGAGGTCTTCCTGATCGAGGAGCCCATGGCGGCGGCGATCGGCGCCGGCCTCCCGGTCACCGAGCCCTCGGCGAGCATGGTCGTCGACATCGGCGGCGGCACGACGGAGGTCGCGGTCATCTCGCTCGCCGGCATCGTCTACTCGCGCTCGGTGCGCGTCGCCGGCGACAAGATGGACGAGGCGATCATCGCGTACCTCAAGCGGAAGCACAACCTCGCGATCGGCGAGCAGAGCGCCGAGAAGATCAAGATCCAGATCGGCAACGCGTACCCCTCGGAGGAGGTCGAGACCGTCGAGGTCAAGGGCCGCGATCTCGTCGCCGGCGTCCCGCGGACGGTGGAGATCAACTCGGACGAGGTCCGTGACGCGCTCGCGGAGCCTATCAACGCCATCGTCCAGGCGGTGATGGGCGCGCTCGAGCACACGCCCCCCGAGCTCTCGGCCGACATCATCGACAAGGGCATCGTCCTGACCGGCGGCGGCGCCCAGCTCAAGAACCTCGACGTGCTCCTCCGCGAGGAGACGGGGCTGCCGGTGATCGTCAGCGACGACCCCATGTCCGCCGTCGTGTTGGGCTCCGGCAAGGCGCTCGACAACCTGGACCTGCTGCGCGAGATCACGACCAACTAG
- a CDS encoding peptidylprolyl isomerase, with protein MLEFFRKNVGGFMGFVIVGVLVFVFAMSFGTQSEGWGKGQTAFVAASVDGDDISETSFRIMLNLFGGRALARDSAEYASVQRAVIDGLVERQLLLGLADEVGISASDSEVEDRIVKNEFLVTQSVETIVEKETNPFFGPNPQRTARALLKDGYVMPEKFLTKDKTFDLEGFKKFVQYHLQATEELFIEEQRKELTAQRVREAIVAGVRVSAEEVRRDYDRENDTASISYLRLFPSYFANQLSPTADEIAAYAAANADAVRQYYDTNKYKYTNLEKQARARHILVQVPSEATDADRAAKRLIIDTLLARAKAGEDFAELARQYSEDPGSAAKGGDLGYNARGRMVPEFDAVMFALEPGKVSDVVQTEYGFHVIRLEGFREGNVPLEGATPEIAEQLYRESEGKKRAQTAANEYLARLKAGEPIESLIPAAPEGGEPGELGLKVRTSPELKRGVANVPGIGNAPEIVEAAFQLKAEAPIPDRVFELREDYFVIALKERKTPSDADFKLQEDEIAERILALKQATWLRAFVRELREKAEKEGRVESEMLVAAPAGEGAAEDLGVEEKGGDGAKEKDEAPAPAERAGDRADDDEGTKDNDPPREEAE; from the coding sequence ATGCTCGAATTCTTCCGCAAGAACGTTGGCGGCTTCATGGGGTTTGTCATCGTCGGCGTGCTCGTGTTCGTGTTCGCCATGAGCTTCGGCACGCAGAGCGAAGGGTGGGGCAAGGGGCAGACGGCGTTCGTCGCGGCGTCGGTCGACGGCGACGACATCTCGGAGACCTCCTTCCGCATCATGCTCAACCTGTTCGGCGGCCGCGCCCTCGCCAGGGACAGCGCCGAGTACGCGAGCGTGCAGCGCGCGGTCATCGACGGGCTCGTCGAGCGGCAGCTCCTCCTCGGGCTGGCCGACGAGGTCGGCATCTCGGCCTCGGACTCGGAGGTCGAGGACCGCATCGTGAAGAACGAGTTCCTGGTGACGCAGTCGGTCGAGACGATCGTCGAGAAGGAGACCAACCCGTTCTTCGGCCCGAACCCGCAGCGCACGGCCAGGGCGCTCCTGAAGGACGGCTACGTCATGCCGGAGAAGTTCCTGACCAAGGACAAGACGTTCGACCTCGAAGGGTTCAAGAAGTTCGTCCAGTACCACCTGCAGGCGACCGAGGAGCTCTTCATCGAGGAGCAGCGCAAGGAGCTCACCGCGCAGCGCGTCCGCGAGGCGATCGTCGCGGGCGTGCGGGTCTCGGCGGAGGAGGTCCGGCGCGACTACGATCGCGAGAACGACACGGCGTCCATCTCGTACCTGCGGCTCTTCCCCTCCTACTTCGCGAACCAGCTGAGCCCGACGGCCGACGAGATCGCCGCCTACGCCGCGGCGAACGCGGACGCGGTGCGGCAGTACTACGACACCAACAAGTACAAATACACCAACCTCGAGAAGCAGGCGCGGGCGCGCCACATCCTCGTCCAGGTGCCCTCGGAGGCCACCGACGCGGACAGGGCCGCGAAGCGGCTGATCATCGACACCCTGCTCGCCCGCGCGAAGGCGGGGGAGGACTTCGCGGAGCTCGCGCGGCAGTACAGCGAGGATCCGGGGAGCGCGGCGAAGGGCGGCGACCTCGGCTACAACGCCCGCGGCCGCATGGTGCCGGAGTTCGACGCCGTCATGTTCGCGCTCGAGCCCGGGAAGGTGTCCGACGTCGTGCAGACGGAGTACGGCTTCCACGTGATCAGGCTCGAGGGCTTCCGCGAGGGCAACGTGCCGCTCGAGGGCGCGACGCCGGAGATCGCGGAGCAGCTGTACCGTGAGTCGGAGGGCAAGAAGCGCGCGCAGACCGCGGCGAACGAGTACCTCGCGCGGCTCAAGGCGGGCGAGCCGATCGAGAGCCTGATCCCGGCCGCGCCGGAGGGCGGCGAGCCCGGCGAGCTCGGCCTCAAGGTGCGCACGTCGCCGGAGCTCAAGCGCGGCGTCGCGAACGTGCCCGGCATCGGGAACGCGCCCGAGATCGTCGAGGCGGCCTTCCAGCTCAAGGCGGAGGCGCCGATCCCGGATCGCGTGTTCGAGCTGCGCGAGGACTACTTCGTCATCGCCCTCAAGGAGCGCAAGACCCCGAGCGACGCCGACTTCAAGCTCCAGGAGGACGAGATCGCGGAGCGGATCCTGGCGCTCAAGCAGGCGACCTGGCTCAGGGCCTTCGTGCGCGAGCTCAGGGAGAAGGCCGAGAAGGAAGGCCGCGTCGAGAGCGAGATGCTCGTGGCCGCGCCGGCGGGCGAGGGCGCGGCGGAGGATCTGGGCGTCGAGGAGAAGGGCGGGGACGGCGCCAAGGAGAAGGACGAGGCCCCCGCGCCCGCGGAGCGCGCCGGCGATCGGGCCGACGACGACGAGGGCACCAAGGACAACGACCCTCCGCGCGAGGAGGCCGAATAG
- a CDS encoding insulinase family protein: MDYELERGTTANGLRVVAVRQPHLHRGTISAYVGAGSRFETAEENGLSHFLEHMVFRGTERFPTAFELNVAVELLGGTLIASTAPDATALSVSLPCETLLRGVELVAEVLTRPVFDAIDVERKILVEEIREDLDEHGRNVDIDFLSRSRLWPDHPLGRSVTGPIANVLRFGLGDLRRWLGARYCARNTVLCVAGSFDSGAITDAIARAFSPMREGAPAACEAAPRGPTGASALHVDKPGSQTALRVAFRAPGLADPDLSAAELLLRLLDDGMSTPLHRRVFEDRGLAYNIAADLETYADTGALNVDAVCSHENVVQVAEEVLAILRELRDLPLADADLEKAKSRAVWSLERHLDDPEAMSAWYGEQELLCGVRRLAEEARAIRELGADDIARAAARIVSGSSLHVTTVGVLGERQRQALVKLAEGGA, from the coding sequence ATGGACTACGAGCTGGAACGCGGCACGACGGCCAACGGGCTGCGCGTGGTCGCGGTGCGCCAGCCGCACCTGCATCGGGGGACCATCTCCGCGTACGTGGGCGCGGGCTCGCGGTTCGAGACGGCCGAGGAGAACGGCCTGTCGCACTTCCTCGAGCACATGGTGTTCCGCGGCACGGAACGGTTTCCGACCGCGTTCGAGCTGAACGTCGCGGTCGAGCTCCTCGGCGGGACGCTGATCGCGTCGACCGCCCCCGACGCGACGGCGCTCTCCGTGTCGCTGCCGTGCGAGACGCTCCTTCGCGGCGTGGAGCTCGTCGCCGAGGTGCTCACGCGACCGGTGTTCGACGCCATCGACGTCGAGCGGAAGATCCTCGTCGAGGAGATCCGCGAGGACCTCGACGAGCACGGACGGAACGTCGACATCGACTTCCTCTCGCGCAGCCGCCTGTGGCCGGATCACCCGCTGGGGCGGTCGGTCACCGGTCCCATCGCGAATGTCCTGCGCTTCGGCCTCGGCGATCTGCGGCGGTGGCTCGGCGCGCGCTACTGCGCGCGGAACACGGTGCTGTGCGTGGCGGGGAGCTTCGACTCCGGCGCGATCACGGACGCGATCGCCCGGGCGTTCTCGCCGATGCGCGAGGGCGCGCCCGCTGCTTGCGAGGCGGCGCCGCGCGGGCCGACCGGGGCGTCTGCGCTCCACGTCGACAAGCCGGGCAGCCAGACCGCGCTGCGCGTCGCGTTCCGCGCGCCCGGGCTCGCAGATCCGGATCTCAGCGCCGCGGAGCTCCTCTTGCGGCTGCTCGACGACGGGATGTCGACGCCGCTCCATAGGCGCGTCTTCGAGGACCGAGGGCTCGCGTACAACATCGCCGCCGATCTCGAGACCTACGCGGACACCGGCGCGCTCAACGTCGACGCGGTCTGCTCCCACGAGAACGTCGTGCAGGTCGCCGAGGAGGTGCTCGCGATCCTGCGCGAGCTGCGCGACCTTCCCCTGGCCGACGCCGATCTCGAGAAGGCGAAGAGCCGCGCGGTCTGGAGCCTCGAACGGCACCTCGACGATCCCGAGGCGATGAGCGCGTGGTACGGCGAGCAGGAGCTCCTCTGCGGCGTCCGGCGGCTCGCCGAGGAGGCGCGCGCCATCCGGGAGCTCGGCGCCGACGACATCGCCCGCGCCGCGGCGCGGATCGTGTCCGGGTCGTCGCTGCACGTCACGACGGTCGGCGTGCTCGGGGAGAGGCAGCGGCAGGCCCTCGTGAAGCTCGCGGAGGGCGGGGCATGA
- the rsmA gene encoding 16S rRNA (adenine(1518)-N(6)/adenine(1519)-N(6))-dimethyltransferase RsmA, with the protein MSAGSGGAAPPDPRALLRKHGLVAKRGMSQNFLVNRGAVARIAELAAEPPARRVIEIGPGLGTLTAELLSRGVSVVAVERDPEMCAVLEAELGSHPAFELVQADALEFDYAERLRAGPASICGNLPYSITGGLLRRFSELEVPGLRVVVMLQLEVAQRIVATPTDRRRGALTVLLDARFETKLALRLSPGSFHPKPKVASAVVVMTRRNEPLTAGVDPRVFDTAVKAAFSTRRKTMRNALAGGLGVGTERAEALCRSAGIDPGERAERLDTAAFVALAAAL; encoded by the coding sequence ATGAGCGCAGGGAGCGGCGGCGCGGCGCCTCCCGATCCCCGAGCGCTCCTCAGGAAGCACGGGCTCGTCGCGAAGCGGGGCATGAGCCAGAACTTCCTCGTCAACCGCGGCGCCGTGGCGCGGATCGCCGAGCTCGCCGCCGAGCCCCCGGCGCGCCGCGTGATCGAGATCGGGCCGGGGCTCGGGACGCTGACCGCGGAGCTGCTCTCCCGGGGCGTCTCGGTGGTGGCCGTCGAGCGCGATCCGGAGATGTGCGCCGTGCTCGAGGCCGAGTTGGGCTCCCATCCCGCCTTCGAGCTCGTGCAGGCCGACGCCCTCGAGTTCGACTACGCCGAGCGCCTCCGGGCGGGGCCCGCGTCCATCTGCGGCAACCTGCCGTACTCGATCACCGGCGGCCTTCTGCGCCGGTTCTCGGAGCTCGAGGTCCCGGGGCTCCGCGTCGTCGTCATGCTCCAGCTCGAGGTCGCCCAGCGGATCGTGGCGACGCCGACCGACAGGCGGCGGGGCGCGCTCACGGTCCTGCTCGACGCCCGGTTCGAGACGAAGCTCGCGCTCCGGCTGTCGCCCGGGTCGTTCCACCCGAAGCCGAAGGTGGCCTCCGCGGTGGTCGTAATGACCCGGCGAAACGAGCCGCTGACGGCCGGGGTCGATCCGCGCGTGTTCGACACCGCGGTGAAGGCGGCGTTCAGCACCAGGCGGAAGACGATGCGGAACGCGCTCGCCGGCGGGCTCGGCGTCGGGACGGAGCGGGCGGAGGCGCTCTGCCGTTCGGCCGGGATCGACCCCGGAGAGCGGGCGGAGCGGCTCGACACCGCGGCGTTCGTCGCGCTGGCTGCGGCGCTTTAA
- a CDS encoding transposase codes for MQSARQLEPSWSLGSSFAPASAGYRPRTPDATVLHKVVRENLEEFLRQARGGSEDGEGVPDFVVDELRRFLACGSLSGGFARLKCETCGKERLVPFSCKRRAACPSCAGRRMAGLAAHLVDSVFPLVPVRQWVLSVPFALRYRLAWDHELSLKVLRIFWRALDRYQRKRAKERGLVNARTGAVTVIQRAGGALNLNVHFHMAAIDGVFVEAGGELVFHRLPAPSTEDVAAIVKSVRKGVLRLLGRSRISNGDSEDDGWKDPFVEESPALAAASGASVQGISAFGPRTGQRVRRIGEEPDETGKAPKRKRHARYQGFDLDAGEPAKPEERDRVERMLRYLLRPPIAESRLRELPDGDILLTQKTKWSDGTTALVFHPLELLERLAAIIPRPQINLLIYHGVLAPNSHWRKRVVAYGRQEAETELDSKPGDAVHPRPDASDPSYLSDPSPFRPRNYTWAELMRRTFGYDVMACLECGGRMRLIAMIEEPAVIAKILSHLGLPTEPPVAKPARAPPEQLELPELAEPGLDEPIDEPAFDC; via the coding sequence GTGCAGAGCGCCCGCCAACTCGAACCTTCCTGGTCGCTCGGGTCTTCGTTCGCCCCGGCGAGCGCCGGATACAGACCGCGTACGCCCGACGCGACGGTGCTGCACAAGGTCGTGCGGGAGAACCTCGAGGAGTTTCTCCGCCAGGCGCGCGGCGGGTCGGAAGACGGGGAGGGCGTCCCGGACTTCGTCGTGGACGAGTTGCGGAGGTTTCTCGCGTGCGGTTCGCTCTCGGGAGGTTTCGCCCGGCTAAAGTGCGAGACGTGCGGCAAGGAACGTCTCGTTCCCTTTTCGTGCAAGCGCCGTGCTGCGTGCCCGAGCTGCGCGGGCCGCCGCATGGCCGGTCTCGCCGCGCACCTCGTGGATTCCGTGTTTCCGCTCGTGCCCGTGCGGCAGTGGGTGCTCAGCGTGCCGTTCGCGCTGCGCTACAGGCTGGCGTGGGATCACGAGTTGAGCCTCAAGGTGCTTCGGATCTTCTGGCGTGCGCTCGACAGGTACCAGCGGAAGAGGGCTAAAGAGCGCGGCCTTGTGAACGCCCGGACCGGCGCCGTGACCGTGATCCAGCGGGCCGGGGGCGCGTTGAATCTCAACGTCCACTTCCACATGGCGGCGATCGACGGCGTGTTCGTCGAGGCCGGCGGGGAGCTCGTGTTCCACAGGTTGCCCGCACCGTCGACCGAGGACGTCGCTGCGATCGTGAAGTCGGTTCGAAAGGGCGTCCTCCGCCTACTCGGCCGATCACGCATTTCGAACGGTGACAGCGAAGACGACGGCTGGAAGGACCCGTTCGTTGAGGAGAGCCCGGCGCTCGCGGCGGCGAGCGGCGCCTCGGTGCAGGGGATCTCCGCGTTCGGTCCTCGAACGGGGCAGCGCGTGCGGCGGATCGGCGAGGAACCGGACGAGACCGGCAAGGCGCCGAAGCGCAAGAGACACGCACGGTATCAGGGTTTCGATCTGGATGCTGGCGAACCGGCCAAACCCGAGGAGCGCGATCGCGTCGAACGGATGCTCCGCTACTTGCTTCGCCCGCCGATCGCCGAGAGTCGGCTTCGCGAGCTGCCGGACGGCGACATCCTGCTGACGCAGAAGACGAAGTGGTCGGATGGCACGACCGCGCTCGTGTTCCACCCGCTCGAACTGCTCGAGCGACTCGCGGCGATCATCCCCCGGCCGCAGATCAACCTGCTCATCTACCACGGCGTCTTGGCGCCCAACTCGCATTGGCGGAAGCGCGTCGTTGCCTACGGACGCCAGGAGGCCGAAACCGAACTGGATTCGAAACCCGGCGATGCTGTCCATCCGCGTCCGGACGCGTCCGACCCGTCATACTTGTCCGATCCGTCGCCGTTCCGCCCTCGCAATTACACCTGGGCCGAGCTGATGCGCCGGACCTTCGGGTACGACGTCATGGCGTGTCTCGAGTGCGGCGGGCGGATGCGGCTGATCGCGATGATCGAGGAACCTGCCGTGATCGCGAAAATCCTCTCCCACCTCGGCCTTCCGACCGAACCGCCGGTCGCGAAGCCGGCGCGCGCTCCGCCGGAGCAGCTCGAGCTCCCGGAGCTTGCCGAGCCCGGCCTCGACGAACCGATCGACGAACCCGCCTTCGACTGCTGA